TTTATCAATCCAAGAAACCTTTATAATGACGCATAAGCATTTGAGATTCAATCTGCTTAACCGTTTCAAGCGCAACGCCGACCAAGATGAGGAGCGACGAACCGCCGAGTGTAAGGTGGAATGCGGTGTATTTTACGACAATCTGCGGCAATACCGCGATAAGTCCCAAGAACACTGCACCTGCCAAGGTGATTTTAACCAAAACTCTGTTAATAAAATCGCTTGTAGGTTTGCCCGGTCTGATACCGGGAATAAATCCGCCGTTCTTCTTCATATTGTTTGCAACTTCAATCGGATTGAACTGAATTGCAGTGTAAAAATATGTGAAGAAGATAATAAGCACAAAGTACAATACAATGTACCACCACGATGTGGTGTTAAAAATCTGAATGTTTTTGCCCATAAACTGTGCAATCGTCTGCGGGAAAGACAAAATCGACATCGCAAAGATAATCGGGATAACGCCTGCCATAGCAACTTTAATCGGAATATGTGTGCTCTGACCGCCGTACATTTTACGTCCTACCATTCTCTTTGCATACTGTACGGGAATTCTTCTTTCAGCATCGTTGATGAATACAACGAGCAAAATCGAAGCCGCCGATACAATTACAATCGCAGCGAGCGAGATAATTCCCTGTGCACCCTGAACTGCCTTGAAGTTGTTAACAAGGCCGATAACAGAGCTCGGAACTCTCGATACGATACCTGCGAAGATGATAATCGAAATACCGTTTCCTACGCCGTACTCGGTGATTTGCTCTCCAAGCCACATAAGAAATGCCGTACCTGCCGTAAACGAGAAGGTAACCAAGATGAACGGTACAACACCGCTGTTGGTTAAACCGCTGCGGAGTGCAAAATACAAACCGGTTGCCTGGATAAACGCCAAAATAACCGTGCCGTATCTTGTCCAGGAAGCAAGTCTTTTTCTTCCTTCTTCGCCCTCTTTGGCAAGACGTTCCGGCTTTAACACCTCGAAGATGTTTGCCGTAATTCTGCCGGAGCGGCGCATCTTTGCCACCTCGCCTGCTGACTTAATATAAATCATTTTCAATTCTCCAATACTGCTACAATGCTCTTGGTGGTAGCCTCGATTCCATTGCTGCCGCATACCTTGTGAAGAATTTTCTTGCCCTCGTAATAATCTTTCAAAGCCTCGGTCTGCTCGTGGTAGACATCAAGTCTTTTCTTGATTGTTTCGGGTTCGTCATCGGGACGGATTGTAAGAGGCGCACCGCATTTTTCACAGTCATCGCCTTTTGCCGACGGCTTGCTGTCAACGTGATATGTTGACCTGCAGCCCGAGCACTCACGTCTGCCCGAAAGTCTTTTGATAATATCGTCGTCGTCCACTTCGATAGAAATAACCTTGTCTATCGAAATGCCCATATCATAAAGTGCGTCCGCCTGCGCAACAGTTCGCGGAAAACCGTCCAGAATGAAACCGTTTTCGCAATCCTTTTCGGCAAGACGTTTTTTTATGATTTCGATTACTATATCGTCTGACACAAGATTACCGCTCTCAATGATAGCTTTAACCTTATTTCCGAGCTCGGAGCCGCTTTTTATAGCTTCTCTTATAATCGCGCCCGTCGAAATTGTGGGTATGCCGTATTTCTTATTGAGAATTTCAGCCTGCGTTCCTTTGCCCGCACCGGGGGCACCAAGCATAATAATTTTCATAAATATCTCCTGACAAATCAATTTTATCAATCCAAGAAACCTTTATAATGACGCATAAGCATTTGAGATTCAATCTGCTTAACCGTTTCAAGCGCAACGCCGACCAAGATGAGGAGCGACGAACCGCCGAGTGTAAGGTGGAATGCGGTGTATTTTACGACAATCTGCGGCAATACCGCGATAAGTCCCAAGAACACTGCACC
This genomic stretch from Qingrenia yutianensis harbors:
- a CDS encoding adenylate kinase, which codes for MKIIMLGAPGAGKGTQAEILNKKYGIPTISTGAIIREAIKSGSELGNKVKAIIESGNLVSDDIVIEIIKKRLAEKDCENGFILDGFPRTVAQADALYDMGISIDKVISIEVDDDDIIKRLSGRRECSGCRSTYHVDSKPSAKGDDCEKCGAPLTIRPDDEPETIKKRLDVYHEQTEALKDYYEGKKILHKVCGSNGIEATTKSIVAVLEN
- the secY gene encoding preprotein translocase subunit SecY, which codes for MIYIKSAGEVAKMRRSGRITANIFEVLKPERLAKEGEEGRKRLASWTRYGTVILAFIQATGLYFALRSGLTNSGVVPFILVTFSFTAGTAFLMWLGEQITEYGVGNGISIIIFAGIVSRVPSSVIGLVNNFKAVQGAQGIISLAAIVIVSAASILLVVFINDAERRIPVQYAKRMVGRKMYGGQSTHIPIKVAMAGVIPIIFAMSILSFPQTIAQFMGKNIQIFNTTSWWYIVLYFVLIIFFTYFYTAIQFNPIEVANNMKKNGGFIPGIRPGKPTSDFINRVLVKITLAGAVFLGLIAVLPQIVVKYTAFHLTLGGSSLLILVGVALETVKQIESQMLMRHYKGFLD